One Orcinus orca chromosome 7, mOrcOrc1.1, whole genome shotgun sequence genomic window carries:
- the LOC125964948 gene encoding Golgi associated RAB2 interactor protein 4-like, protein MSGDSLLPYHTAQSSTRVGLFNTTTGKLQQQLRNGEYDIFKYAPIFESDFIQITKRGDLIDVHNCVCMVTVGITSSSPVLPLPDTMLVARWATDCEEHAEHSQAAKGKSHEPAKTLELTRLLPLTFVSISTHNREKQQLRVKFATGRSWYLQLCAPPDAQEDLFTSWEELIYLLRPPVESYSRTYAVPAWDMIGLPVFEEEEDGRSPAVEDFQGKWDQDEVSICSLHTCSELSGATSAAFAGGEGIQLDSHKPDTMPDVATAKAKPTVLDKASASRATTKVETAGVAGGTAAGALSVAVIKSPAPEEQSMATAATASNGPGGSKTNIATGGTARTSLRSRKTVLRKIQGYASSTSTSLSPEAGVTVVGAEPTGKTAEGRANEEDEGTLISTLPQEGKVSEQDGSSQRVSQARKGRKERREHWGEDRALTRPSLCSSVESHHKAAGNKTIQKAAGPCSGGRRATRDDQKDKGHGSPGGSEQGTAHKDISRAPITNESRTSHKSGRSSSTASSGPTTERLSRISSFFRNVRARLTTKTVASSRDKYVSIMAKPVEGTRMEAIVETAENGQGLEITGGVTSETV, encoded by the exons ATGAGTGGGGACTCTCTGCTCCCGTATCACACGGCCCAGAGCAGCACCAGGGTGGGCCTGTTCAACACCACCACGGGGAAGCTGCAGCAGCAACTGCGCAATGGTGAATATGACATCTTCAAGTACGCACCGATATTCGAGAGCGACTTTATCCAGATCACGAAGAGGGGAGACCTGATTGACGTGCACAACTGTGTCTGCATGGTGACCGTGGGCATCACATCCAGCAGCCCCGTCCTCCCACTCCCAGACACCATGCTGGTGGCCCGATGGGCCACCGACTGTGAAGAGCACGCTGAGCACAGCCAGGCCGCCAAGGGCAAGAGCCACGAGCCTGCAAAGACCTTAGAGCTCACCAGGCTCCTTCCCTTGACGTTCGTGAGCATCTCCACTCACAATCGCGAGAAACAACAGCTGCGCGTGAAGTTTGCCACTGGCCGCTCCTGGTACCTGCAGCTGTGTGCCCCTCCAGACGCACAGGAAGACCTCTTCACCTCTTGGGAAGAGCTGATTTACCTCCTGCGACCACCAGTGGAGAGTTACAGCCGCACCTATGCCGTTCCAGCCTGGGACATGATTGGCCTGCCTGTGttcgaggaggaggaggacggcAGGAGCCCAGCAGTGGAGGATTTCCAAGGAAAGTGGGATCAGGACGAGGTGAGCATCTGCAGCCTCCACACGTGCTCTGAGCTGTCCGGGGCCACGTCTGCCGCTTTTGCTGGGGGGGAGGGGATCCAACTGGACTCCCACAAGCCCGACACCATGCCCGATGTGGCCACCGCAAAAGCAAAACCTACAGTGCTTGACAAAGCGTCAGCATCGCGGGCAACGACAAAGGTGGAGACAGCAGGGGTGGCAGGAGGCACCGCAGCGGGTGCCTTGAGCGTGGCAGTGATCAAGTCTCCTGCCCCTGAAGAGCAGAGCATGGCCACAGCAGCCACAGCCAGCAACGGTCCAGGAGGAAGCAAAACCAACATAGCCACTGGGGGCACTGCCAGAACATCCCTGAGGAGCAGGAAAACGGTGCTGCGAAAAATTCAGG GGTATGCTTCCAGCACATCCACCAGTCTCTCCCCAGAGGCCGGCGTGACTGTGGTCGGAGCAGAACCTACCGGCAAGACTGCTGAAGGAAGAGCCAACGAGGAGGACGAGGGGACCCTCATCTCAACCTTGCCACAGGAAGGCAAAGTGAGTGAACAGGATGGCAGCTCACAGAGGGTGTCCCAGGCCCgcaagggaagaaaggagagaagggagcacTGGGGAGAGGACAGAGCTCTTACGAGACCCTCGCTCTGCAGTTCAGTGGAAAGCCACCACAAGGCAGCGGGGAACAAGACCATCCAGAAAGCAGCTGGCCCGTGCTCAGGCGGCCGCAGAGCCACTAGAGATGACCAAAAGGACAAAGGCCACGGCAGCCCGGGGGGCAGCGAGCAGGGCACTGCTCACAAAGACATCAGCCGTGCTCCCATCACCAACGAGTCCAGGACCTCGCACAAATCGGGCAGGAGCTCATCTACAGCGAGTTCAGGTCCCACCACCGAGAGACTCAGCAGGATCAGCTCTTTCTTCAGGAATGTCAGAGCCAGGCTTACTACAAAGACAGTGGCCTCCTCACGCGATAAATATGTGAGCATCATGGCGAAGCCAGTGGAAGGGACCCGAATGGAGGCCATCGTAGAGACAGCAGAGAATGGCCAGGGGCTGGAGATCACTGGAGGTGTGACATCTGAGACCGTGTAG